A region of Streptomyces paludis DNA encodes the following proteins:
- a CDS encoding helix-turn-helix domain-containing protein yields MAEPGTELFEAIRRDHRAGDRLPSSLAARHGVDRQTAKEAISTVLPLPQSLPADEEGLDEARQFLDALLEEDQAKAPDKRRSAFGLYEQLNLRTDGLPLSYRWVWQYVTDRRAQHADISPPQPQTRTWAADVPSDMPEFVTDLITSAVRHLAELKIEGTAPAATGVELGMVSLGTARARIDQALWELALAGRRAGLTYDQMSAFTGIPEDDLARQTEDYHRLMTT; encoded by the coding sequence ATGGCCGAGCCAGGGACAGAACTCTTCGAGGCGATCCGCCGCGACCACCGCGCGGGCGACAGACTCCCCAGCTCCCTGGCCGCCCGGCACGGCGTGGACCGCCAGACGGCCAAGGAGGCGATCTCGACCGTGCTACCCCTGCCGCAATCCCTCCCGGCCGACGAAGAGGGCCTGGACGAGGCCCGTCAGTTCCTGGATGCGCTGCTGGAAGAAGACCAGGCCAAAGCGCCCGACAAGCGCCGCTCGGCCTTCGGGTTGTATGAGCAGTTGAACCTTCGTACCGACGGACTTCCGCTCTCCTACCGGTGGGTGTGGCAGTACGTCACCGATCGCCGCGCCCAGCACGCCGACATCAGCCCACCGCAACCACAGACGCGGACCTGGGCGGCAGACGTCCCCTCCGACATGCCGGAGTTCGTCACCGACCTGATCACCAGCGCGGTGCGCCACCTGGCCGAGCTGAAGATCGAGGGCACTGCGCCGGCCGCGACCGGTGTCGAACTCGGCATGGTCTCCCTCGGCACCGCCAGGGCCCGGATCGACCAGGCCCTGTGGGAACTCGCGCTGGCCGGACGCCGCGCCGGGCTGACCTACGACCAGATGAGCGCCTTCACCGGCATCCCCGAAGACGACCTGGCCCGGCAGACCGAGGACTACCACCGCCTCATGACGACCTGA
- a CDS encoding glycoside hydrolase family 3 protein, whose protein sequence is MSNTGFVNPESPLRGALYRDPAQPVGVRVEDLLARMTLEEKAGLLFQTILTMEPDGTLSEDPARTPAPTARHMVGDLHMTHFNLLGSGDARRIAEWHNRLQELAEQSRLGIPVTLSSDPRHSFTDNPGTAMLSGPFSQWPESLGLAAVADPELVRDYADTVRREYLSVGIRLALHPQIDLATEPRWSRINGTFGEDADLTSRLVAAYIEGLRGPGTDAALGHDSVSAMVKHFPGGGPQLDGEDPHFEYGREQVYPGGRFDYHLRPFRAAIAAGATQMMPYYGMPVGTPYEEVGFGFNKDIVTGLLREQLGFQGIVVTDWGLVSDGEAFGQLLPARAWGAEDLTPAQRARKILDAGTDQFGGEHIPGLIVELVRGGEVSEERVDVSARRLLTEKFRLGLFDERRYVDPDVAERTVGHADFRAAGHAAQQRAVTVLTDSGLLPLAGRPKLYLEGVDPGTAAAYGEVVADPADADLAVLRLGTPFEPRPGGFEAFFHAGRLDFEPERLKEILALLDALPTVVAIHLERPAVIPEIAERAGALVAVYGTSDRALLDVLFGRARAEGRLPFQLPRSMEEVRLGRPDVPQESTYPVFPFGHGLTM, encoded by the coding sequence ATGAGCAACACCGGTTTCGTCAATCCTGAATCCCCTCTGCGGGGCGCCCTCTACCGCGATCCTGCCCAGCCCGTCGGCGTACGCGTCGAGGACCTGCTGGCCCGGATGACCCTGGAGGAGAAGGCCGGCCTGCTTTTCCAGACCATTCTCACCATGGAGCCGGACGGCACCCTGTCCGAGGACCCCGCGCGGACACCCGCACCCACCGCCCGGCACATGGTCGGCGACCTGCACATGACCCACTTCAACTTGCTCGGATCCGGCGACGCCCGGCGGATTGCCGAGTGGCACAACCGGCTCCAGGAACTCGCCGAGCAGTCCCGACTGGGCATCCCGGTCACACTGTCGAGCGACCCGCGCCACTCCTTCACCGACAACCCGGGCACCGCGATGCTCTCCGGCCCTTTCTCCCAGTGGCCGGAGAGCCTGGGCCTCGCAGCCGTCGCCGATCCTGAACTGGTCCGGGACTACGCCGACACCGTGCGCCGCGAGTATCTGTCGGTAGGCATCCGCCTCGCGCTCCACCCGCAGATCGACCTCGCGACCGAGCCGCGCTGGTCCCGTATCAACGGCACCTTCGGCGAGGACGCCGACCTGACCTCCCGCCTGGTCGCCGCCTATATAGAGGGCCTGCGCGGCCCCGGCACCGACGCGGCCCTCGGTCACGACAGCGTCTCCGCCATGGTCAAGCACTTCCCCGGCGGCGGCCCGCAGCTTGACGGCGAGGACCCGCACTTCGAGTACGGCCGCGAGCAGGTATACCCCGGCGGCCGGTTCGACTACCACCTGCGCCCCTTCCGTGCCGCGATCGCCGCCGGGGCCACGCAGATGATGCCCTACTACGGCATGCCGGTCGGTACCCCGTACGAAGAGGTCGGCTTCGGATTCAACAAGGACATCGTCACCGGCCTGCTCCGCGAACAGCTGGGCTTCCAGGGCATCGTCGTGACGGACTGGGGCCTGGTCAGCGACGGGGAGGCATTCGGCCAGCTGCTCCCGGCGCGCGCCTGGGGAGCCGAGGACCTGACTCCGGCCCAGCGCGCCCGCAAGATCCTTGACGCCGGCACCGACCAGTTCGGAGGCGAGCACATCCCCGGGCTGATCGTGGAACTTGTCCGCGGCGGCGAAGTCTCCGAGGAGCGCGTCGACGTCTCCGCGCGACGGCTGCTCACGGAGAAGTTCCGTCTCGGCCTGTTCGACGAGCGGCGCTACGTGGACCCGGACGTCGCGGAGCGGACGGTGGGCCACGCCGATTTCCGCGCCGCCGGCCACGCCGCGCAGCAGCGCGCCGTCACCGTACTCACCGACAGCGGACTGCTTCCGCTCGCCGGACGACCGAAGCTCTACCTGGAGGGCGTCGACCCCGGGACGGCCGCCGCCTACGGGGAGGTCGTCGCCGACCCGGCCGACGCCGACCTGGCCGTGCTGCGCCTCGGCACACCGTTCGAGCCCCGGCCGGGAGGGTTCGAGGCGTTCTTCCACGCGGGCCGGCTGGACTTCGAGCCGGAGCGGCTCAAGGAGATCCTGGCACTGCTGGACGCCCTGCCCACGGTCGTGGCCATCCACTTGGAGCGCCCGGCGGTGATTCCGGAGATCGCGGAGCGGGCCGGCGCACTGGTCGCCGTCTACGGCACCAGCGACCGTGCGCTGCTGGACGTCCTCTTCGGCCGTGCCCGTGCCGAGGGCAGGCTTCCGTTCCAGCTTCCCCGGTCCATGGAGGAGGTCCGCCTGGGCCGCCCCGACGTCCCGCAGGAGAGTACGTACCCGGTCTTCCCGTTCGGGCACGGACTGACCATGTGA
- a CDS encoding ATP-binding protein: protein MQDAVPSGLHFLAVPGVRALLTPGMLAVGDALADACAQRRFLCVLGDAGVGKTFAVRSVAHRLGGHLPLDFRAQPVPADLRACLHRELGLRGEPPADPGAADAWIRRALAQGPRIVVVEDADRPSASCFEYLRFLHDDTPGGLCVVLIAARRGERSLRAQRMLATRSAGWLHISALTRDQIPQAVPVLHPLWQSVAAGDLQALDARLAGGALRRWAVLTHHTQRALATTGAQTPDQHLLKAVADRIEGGPRP, encoded by the coding sequence GTGCAAGATGCCGTCCCATCCGGCCTGCACTTCCTCGCCGTCCCCGGGGTACGCGCTCTGCTCACCCCGGGCATGCTCGCCGTCGGTGATGCGCTCGCCGATGCCTGTGCCCAGCGGCGGTTCCTCTGCGTGCTGGGTGATGCCGGGGTCGGCAAGACCTTCGCCGTCCGCAGCGTGGCACACCGCCTCGGCGGCCACCTTCCGCTGGATTTCCGGGCTCAGCCGGTGCCGGCGGACCTGCGTGCCTGCCTCCATCGTGAGCTTGGTCTGCGCGGTGAACCACCTGCCGACCCGGGGGCCGCCGACGCCTGGATCCGCCGTGCCCTGGCCCAGGGGCCGAGGATCGTTGTGGTCGAGGACGCCGACCGGCCGTCGGCGTCCTGCTTCGAGTACCTGCGCTTCCTGCACGACGACACTCCCGGCGGGCTGTGCGTGGTGCTCATCGCCGCGAGGCGTGGCGAACGCTCCTTGCGCGCCCAGCGGATGCTCGCCACCCGTAGCGCCGGCTGGCTTCACATCTCTGCGCTCACCCGTGACCAGATACCCCAGGCGGTTCCCGTTCTGCATCCGCTGTGGCAGAGCGTCGCGGCCGGCGACCTGCAGGCGTTGGACGCCCGCCTCGCAGGCGGCGCTCTGCGCCGCTGGGCCGTGCTCACCCATCACACCCAGCGGGCCCTGGCAACCACCGGAGCGCAGACGCCGGACCAGCACCTGCTCAAGGCCGTGGCCGACCGGATCGAGGGCGGACCGCGTCCATGA
- the tpg gene encoding telomere-protecting terminal protein Tpg: MSTFGDGLDRAVQKAFTRPVPKSAGAQMRYLVRQHKGTRAVAQMLRVSQRTVERYVKDQIKKPRPDLAARLEAEVKRRWQPQIRARARRDAATTGGIVIDTRARLGYTAPIGSTDEDRVRHLTLALPPRHAARLFAAQEQGADDERLREITAEALKETYFQDGGRRAGSLEEVRFTDIEHLEFDL, from the coding sequence ATGAGCACGTTCGGGGACGGCCTCGACAGAGCGGTGCAGAAGGCGTTCACCCGCCCGGTCCCCAAATCGGCCGGCGCGCAGATGCGTTACCTGGTCAGACAGCACAAGGGCACCAGGGCGGTCGCCCAGATGCTGCGGGTCTCCCAGCGCACCGTCGAGCGGTACGTGAAGGACCAGATCAAGAAACCCCGCCCGGACCTCGCCGCCCGCCTGGAGGCCGAGGTCAAGCGGCGCTGGCAGCCACAGATCCGCGCCAGGGCCCGCCGCGACGCGGCCACCACCGGCGGCATCGTCATCGACACCCGCGCCCGCCTCGGCTACACCGCACCAATCGGCTCGACCGACGAGGACCGCGTACGGCACCTCACCCTCGCCCTTCCACCCCGCCACGCCGCCCGCCTCTTCGCGGCACAGGAACAGGGCGCCGACGACGAACGCCTCCGCGAAATCACCGCCGAAGCACTCAAGGAAACCTACTTCCAGGACGGCGGACGCCGCGCCGGCTCCCTGGAAGAGGTGCGCTTCACCGACATCGAACACCTGGAATTCGACCTCTAA
- the tap gene encoding telomere-associated protein Tap → MSELFDAVDALLASRAALPVPAERKRLRALHGLTIDEVATALKVRRATVSAWESGRTEPRPPERDAYARLLDRLAELYPADPAAAQDAAARAALSGATAPEEAPTLSTGPASGAAATAAVNTQAPAPVAPAVAAAPRPARANGTSSTSRRPGAKKAAPAGTSAGGADPRFGNGPLAVVDVDPDGKVLAYCVGGLVLDTPAKSLPSLVDWTLREAKLGQPKLSGPGRPADPLLVLTEAALERYGLPVALSDEERLAGRLPESHKIIKQLTRAEWKLTKRGFGPWARIYRPATGSERACVQLCIPSWNALDIRHWGDAGQLPPAELARLLGGYASRVMTPRGSTAVTGLELMTALHPPTRASEPDADGKRHSEHNPGSLGKDPVDCAPCEAPDGHPLLKDLPRFHVRGPAEKLFEEAYDWARPLTDAECLRRELVGLDVNMAFAAGANGLTVGLGAPAYVKDPVFDPKLPGSWLVDLSHVDLSRVKAGKEWVELDGALLPSPFTPKGERPEGPAWYATPTVAYAVELGYDVAPTEAYVRYENGRYLDGWYQRLRDAYLATMADLGVAADLPPQDFLTAMDGYRSRDPELAIVVSAVKATVKGGLGKLRERPRGEGWRPGEPWRALARPTWRPDIRAAVISRTRINLHRKIVKHAAFTGQYPVAILSDCVVYAAEGPSPLDFLPYREGKALPGGFRLGVNPGLVKHEGTQSVLWGEGVREQFDAPELNLARYIKDGTVTDNDTGE, encoded by the coding sequence ATGTCGGAGTTGTTCGATGCGGTGGACGCGTTGCTCGCGTCCCGTGCCGCGCTGCCGGTGCCGGCGGAGCGCAAGCGGCTGCGGGCCCTGCACGGGCTGACGATTGACGAGGTGGCGACCGCGCTGAAGGTGCGGCGGGCCACGGTCAGCGCGTGGGAGTCGGGCAGGACCGAGCCCCGGCCGCCGGAGCGGGACGCGTACGCCCGGCTGCTGGACAGGCTCGCGGAGCTCTACCCCGCCGACCCGGCCGCCGCTCAGGACGCTGCGGCGCGGGCCGCGCTCTCCGGCGCGACCGCCCCGGAGGAAGCGCCGACCCTGTCCACGGGTCCGGCTTCCGGGGCTGCGGCCACCGCGGCCGTGAACACCCAGGCCCCTGCCCCTGTTGCCCCTGCTGTGGCAGCCGCGCCGCGTCCGGCGCGCGCCAACGGGACGTCGTCGACGTCGCGGCGGCCGGGGGCGAAGAAGGCCGCCCCGGCCGGAACATCGGCGGGCGGCGCCGACCCGCGCTTCGGGAACGGGCCGCTCGCGGTCGTCGACGTCGATCCCGACGGAAAGGTGCTGGCGTACTGCGTCGGCGGCCTGGTCCTGGACACACCCGCCAAGTCCCTGCCGTCCCTGGTGGACTGGACGCTGCGCGAGGCGAAGCTCGGGCAGCCGAAACTGTCCGGGCCGGGAAGGCCGGCCGACCCGCTGCTCGTGCTCACCGAGGCCGCACTGGAGCGCTACGGTCTGCCGGTCGCCCTGAGCGATGAGGAGCGGTTGGCCGGGCGGCTCCCGGAGAGCCACAAGATCATCAAGCAGCTGACCCGTGCGGAGTGGAAGCTGACGAAGCGCGGGTTCGGGCCGTGGGCGCGGATCTACCGCCCTGCCACCGGCTCGGAGCGGGCCTGCGTGCAGTTGTGTATCCCGTCCTGGAACGCGCTGGACATCCGCCACTGGGGCGATGCCGGGCAGCTGCCTCCGGCGGAACTCGCCCGGCTGCTGGGTGGGTACGCGTCGCGGGTGATGACGCCGCGCGGATCGACCGCGGTGACCGGCCTGGAGCTGATGACCGCGCTGCACCCGCCGACCCGCGCCTCCGAGCCGGACGCCGACGGCAAGCGGCACTCCGAGCACAACCCCGGCTCGCTGGGGAAGGACCCGGTCGACTGCGCGCCGTGCGAGGCCCCGGACGGGCACCCGCTCCTCAAGGATCTGCCGCGCTTCCACGTCCGCGGCCCGGCGGAAAAGCTGTTCGAGGAGGCGTACGACTGGGCCCGGCCGCTCACCGACGCCGAATGCCTGCGCCGCGAACTCGTCGGTCTGGACGTGAACATGGCGTTCGCCGCCGGCGCGAACGGCCTGACTGTCGGCCTGGGAGCACCGGCGTATGTGAAGGACCCGGTGTTCGATCCGAAGCTCCCGGGGAGCTGGCTGGTGGACCTGTCGCATGTCGACCTGTCCCGGGTGAAGGCCGGCAAGGAGTGGGTGGAGCTGGACGGCGCGCTGCTGCCCAGCCCGTTCACACCGAAGGGGGAGCGCCCGGAAGGGCCGGCCTGGTACGCGACACCGACCGTGGCCTACGCGGTGGAGCTGGGCTACGACGTCGCGCCGACCGAGGCGTACGTCCGGTACGAGAACGGCCGCTACCTGGACGGCTGGTACCAGCGGCTGCGCGACGCCTACCTCGCCACGATGGCCGACCTCGGTGTCGCCGCGGACCTGCCGCCGCAGGACTTCCTGACGGCGATGGACGGCTACAGGAGCCGCGATCCGGAGCTGGCGATCGTCGTCTCGGCGGTCAAGGCGACGGTGAAGGGCGGGCTGGGCAAGCTGCGCGAGCGGCCCCGGGGCGAGGGCTGGCGGCCGGGCGAGCCGTGGCGGGCGCTGGCGCGGCCGACGTGGCGGCCCGACATCCGCGCGGCGGTCATCTCCCGTACGCGGATCAACCTCCACCGCAAAATCGTCAAGCACGCGGCGTTCACCGGGCAGTACCCGGTGGCGATTCTCTCCGACTGTGTCGTGTACGCGGCCGAGGGCCCGTCGCCGCTCGATTTCCTGCCGTACCGGGAGGGCAAGGCACTGCCGGGCGGCTTCAGGCTCGGGGTCAACCCGGGCCTGGTGAAGCACGAGGGCACGCAGAGCGTGCTGTGGGGCGAGGGCGTCCGCGAACAGTTCGACGCCCCGGAACTCAACCTCGCCCGCTACATCAAGGACGGCACCGTCACCGACAACGACACCGGGGAGTAG
- a CDS encoding AAA family ATPase, which translates to MGRHRDELRPAAVARLLRLRGAGELTTAHVRLVAESVDVSVRQVWRWLAQAEETGSTEKPERRRFRITDEIIEVLADHQGNVKRAHEHLVRAAKAAGEEPIGLTTLHDAIARDLDPGFMAGLREGIPAARGFDPAFQRPAVARNHVWEGDHKQAPLVVMMPDKKLSKVWVTWFEDRGTGYVMGWAVTAGSAHRGSVLAAVRASVLREDPYGPTGGLPQLVRVDGGADFLSKTVRRAFGLLGVPVHRVRSARHKGGIERLNRTSMTRFFADLPRYTKAPRLDHRRRLGDQDPPLTFEAFVERLGEWVHEHNTKHVVKRTGVTPLEAWLADPTEIRPEPTPAELRAFMLESDHRPRKITSHGVEFAGRCYMPENGVGRIGVEVRVRWMPHHSHEIDLYTFRGDRYLGRAFLSDEATEEQRAKVLDDRQEHSAALRRALQRSGERRRDRYLPATEPQLPVQATRMTKEEALAELAGTSHRAPAAPRRRAEPYQPLTPIPAGWTRPGQATALPDSVFGGRMTTTTAAPQQPPEPGAPRRPDLRPQFFLGLEDSSLVATDTLLQIKDTVVDTVESKAMSVIYGDAGLGKSFGTRATIQEMNPDLILPLDFARSRPGPKDLREELFHQMNLSCKMPGTPTAFDKLLRESLPRRPYVIVCDEAQQYRRENFEFLRKLWDNCDPKPAILFVGGREAYETLQSDPALASRIYIRLEILAMIEEEILKTVPDSHPVWKGADEALLKRIDTQYALGSFREWAKVTKHVIKGMEHLGADKVDDAVVDWALKRC; encoded by the coding sequence TTGGGGCGGCATCGGGACGAGTTGCGGCCCGCTGCTGTGGCCCGGCTGCTGCGGTTGCGTGGGGCGGGGGAGTTGACCACCGCGCATGTGCGGTTGGTCGCCGAGTCAGTGGACGTCAGCGTGCGGCAGGTGTGGCGCTGGCTGGCGCAGGCCGAGGAGACCGGCAGCACGGAGAAGCCCGAACGCAGGCGGTTCCGCATCACCGACGAGATCATCGAAGTCCTCGCTGACCACCAGGGCAACGTCAAACGCGCTCACGAGCACCTGGTGCGTGCCGCCAAGGCGGCGGGGGAGGAGCCGATCGGTCTGACCACGCTGCACGACGCCATCGCCCGTGACCTCGACCCCGGTTTCATGGCGGGCCTGCGGGAGGGCATTCCGGCTGCTCGCGGCTTCGACCCCGCCTTCCAACGGCCGGCGGTAGCCCGGAACCATGTGTGGGAGGGGGACCACAAGCAGGCCCCGCTCGTCGTGATGATGCCCGACAAGAAGCTGTCGAAGGTGTGGGTAACGTGGTTCGAGGACCGCGGTACGGGCTATGTGATGGGTTGGGCGGTCACCGCCGGCTCCGCGCACCGTGGCTCGGTTCTGGCGGCCGTGAGGGCGTCCGTGTTGCGGGAGGATCCCTATGGGCCGACCGGGGGACTGCCTCAACTCGTACGGGTCGACGGCGGCGCCGACTTCCTGTCCAAGACCGTCCGGCGAGCTTTCGGCCTACTCGGCGTCCCGGTGCACCGGGTGCGCAGCGCCCGCCACAAGGGCGGGATCGAGCGGCTGAACCGCACCAGCATGACCCGCTTCTTCGCCGACCTGCCCCGCTACACCAAGGCGCCTCGGCTTGATCACCGCCGACGCCTCGGCGACCAGGACCCGCCGTTGACCTTCGAGGCATTCGTGGAGCGCCTGGGGGAGTGGGTGCACGAGCACAACACCAAGCACGTGGTGAAGCGCACCGGGGTGACGCCGCTTGAGGCGTGGCTGGCCGACCCTACAGAGATCCGGCCCGAGCCCACTCCGGCCGAGCTGCGCGCGTTCATGCTGGAGAGCGATCACCGGCCCCGGAAGATCACCAGCCACGGGGTGGAGTTCGCGGGCCGCTGCTACATGCCCGAGAACGGTGTCGGCCGGATCGGGGTCGAGGTGCGGGTGAGGTGGATGCCGCACCACAGCCACGAGATCGACCTGTACACCTTCCGCGGCGACCGTTACCTGGGCCGGGCGTTCCTCAGCGACGAGGCCACCGAGGAACAGCGCGCCAAGGTCCTTGACGACCGCCAGGAGCACAGCGCTGCCCTGCGCCGGGCACTGCAGCGCTCCGGTGAGCGCAGACGCGACCGGTATCTGCCTGCTACCGAACCCCAACTGCCCGTCCAGGCAACCCGCATGACCAAAGAAGAGGCGCTCGCCGAACTCGCGGGCACCAGCCATAGAGCGCCTGCTGCTCCCCGCCGACGCGCGGAGCCGTATCAGCCCCTGACCCCCATCCCGGCCGGCTGGACACGCCCCGGCCAGGCCACCGCACTCCCGGATTCCGTCTTCGGAGGACGCATGACCACCACTACTGCCGCGCCGCAGCAGCCGCCCGAGCCGGGGGCGCCGCGCCGTCCGGATCTGCGCCCGCAGTTCTTCCTCGGCCTCGAGGACTCCTCGTTGGTCGCCACCGACACGCTGCTGCAGATCAAGGACACCGTCGTCGACACCGTCGAGTCGAAGGCGATGTCGGTGATCTACGGCGATGCGGGGCTCGGTAAGAGTTTCGGCACCCGGGCAACGATCCAGGAGATGAATCCGGATCTGATCCTCCCGCTGGACTTCGCCCGCTCCCGCCCGGGGCCGAAGGATCTGCGCGAGGAGTTGTTCCATCAGATGAACCTCTCCTGCAAGATGCCGGGGACGCCGACCGCGTTCGACAAGCTGCTGCGCGAGAGCCTGCCCCGGCGCCCGTATGTGATCGTGTGCGACGAGGCCCAGCAGTACCGGCGGGAGAACTTCGAGTTCCTGCGCAAGCTGTGGGACAACTGCGACCCCAAGCCCGCCATCCTCTTCGTCGGCGGCCGGGAGGCGTACGAGACGCTGCAGAGTGACCCGGCGCTGGCTTCGCGGATCTACATCCGCCTGGAGATCCTGGCGATGATCGAGGAGGAGATCCTCAAGACTGTGCCCGACTCCCATCCGGTGTGGAAGGGCGCGGACGAGGCGCTGCTGAAGCGCATCGACACCCAGTACGCGCTCGGCTCCTTCCGGGAGTGGGCGAAGGTCACCAAACATGTGATCAAGGGGATGGAGCACTTGGGGGCCGACAAGGTCGACGACGCAGTCGTGGACTGGGCCCTGAAGCGGTGCTGA
- a CDS encoding flavin reductase family protein — MDPAVHGLPLLSGVPAWLTARMVLRQQVGDHLHVVGQIEAGGGHAQGRALVHHDGAFATATEL, encoded by the coding sequence ATGGACCCTGCTGTCCACGGGCTGCCGCTGCTGTCCGGCGTCCCGGCATGGCTTACCGCACGGATGGTGCTGCGGCAGCAGGTCGGTGACCACCTGCATGTTGTCGGTCAGATCGAGGCTGGTGGCGGCCATGCCCAGGGGCGGGCCCTGGTCCATCACGACGGGGCCTTCGCCACGGCGACGGAACTGTGA
- a CDS encoding carboxymuconolactone decarboxylase family protein, which yields MTTPTLSPATAPQAAAPPSAAAAARPVRLLLDGDDDHAVHRAAYQWADPARGRITVDPTPHTTSPAYLALDVLRAMGRDGFSRPEAERMSTDPAWRAVTCWTLVTDVHEAIVLRAHRLTVERLRRLAAWRADTGIRLTLLAHIPEPADEQRLREHLTAAGLVDVVTVGGTAAVLGAIGPAAVGRRTGPPPRDQVYPLPTVPRSGVAAFRADCWRRQNATDFAHTDGQYRAGYAAARTWLARTRPPRPEVTVPAEGPAAPTPWNLQETEALRLFLARLTVSSPSPQHTVARVRGAQAGFLARSVLLNVPDDLTSCAGPGFTTVPLTARVVHTITVRLPNPLRAAAVAALLFTGTATSLLSMTQIGCVDEGGTTVAIDRDSRIHIGEPPGPRHMYAIPPRARPLLRAAVEFRRRTPRTANHHGLFANCFGTTPRLDALIADAGLAIPALAHPHVGDNWHTAARCWHLHTPAPPAPDAMPRLGELRP from the coding sequence ATGACCACACCCACGCTCTCTCCCGCCACCGCTCCGCAGGCCGCCGCGCCGCCGTCGGCGGCTGCGGCCGCGCGGCCGGTGAGGCTGCTGCTGGACGGCGATGACGACCACGCGGTGCACCGGGCCGCCTACCAGTGGGCCGATCCCGCCCGCGGCCGGATCACCGTCGATCCCACCCCGCACACCACCAGCCCGGCCTACCTCGCGCTGGATGTGCTGCGCGCCATGGGCCGCGACGGGTTCTCCCGCCCGGAAGCCGAGCGGATGTCCACCGACCCGGCCTGGCGGGCGGTGACCTGCTGGACCCTGGTCACCGACGTGCACGAGGCGATCGTCCTGCGCGCTCACCGCCTCACGGTGGAGCGGCTGCGCCGCCTGGCCGCGTGGCGTGCGGACACCGGCATCCGCCTCACGCTCCTTGCCCACATCCCGGAGCCGGCTGACGAGCAGCGCCTGCGTGAACACCTCACAGCCGCCGGACTGGTGGACGTGGTGACCGTAGGCGGCACGGCCGCCGTCCTCGGCGCGATCGGCCCGGCCGCCGTCGGCCGCCGCACCGGCCCGCCCCCGCGCGATCAGGTCTACCCGCTGCCGACGGTGCCCCGTAGCGGGGTGGCCGCGTTCCGCGCGGACTGCTGGCGCCGCCAGAACGCCACGGACTTCGCCCACACCGACGGCCAGTACCGCGCCGGTTACGCCGCCGCCCGCACCTGGCTGGCCCGCACCCGGCCGCCCCGACCCGAGGTCACCGTTCCCGCCGAAGGCCCTGCCGCACCCACCCCCTGGAATCTGCAGGAGACGGAGGCGTTGCGGCTGTTCCTGGCACGGTTGACCGTCTCAAGTCCCAGCCCGCAGCACACCGTGGCGCGCGTGCGCGGCGCCCAGGCCGGCTTCCTGGCCCGCTCGGTGCTGCTCAACGTGCCGGACGACCTCACCAGTTGCGCGGGACCGGGCTTCACCACCGTGCCCCTCACTGCGCGCGTTGTGCACACGATCACCGTGCGCCTGCCCAACCCGCTGCGCGCCGCCGCGGTGGCGGCCCTGCTGTTCACCGGCACCGCCACGTCGCTGCTGTCGATGACCCAGATCGGATGCGTCGACGAGGGCGGCACCACCGTGGCCATCGACCGCGACTCGCGGATCCACATCGGTGAACCTCCCGGACCCCGGCACATGTACGCGATCCCGCCCCGCGCCCGCCCCCTGCTGCGCGCGGCCGTGGAATTCCGCCGCCGCACCCCGCGCACCGCCAACCATCACGGCTTGTTCGCGAACTGCTTCGGCACCACGCCACGCCTCGATGCCCTCATCGCCGACGCCGGGCTCGCGATCCCCGCCCTGGCCCACCCCCACGTGGGAGACAACTGGCACACCGCCGCCCGCTGCTGGCACCTGCACACCCCCGCGCCACCCGCCCCTGATGCGATGCCGCGCCTTGGGGAGTTACGCCCGTGA
- a CDS encoding alpha/beta fold hydrolase codes for MQNLPTFVFVHGAFANSFSFAPLQAELALLGHRSVAVDLPGHGFEATFPATYQAPQDLDALAAEPGSIKGITLADNAARVIEALERAKRNGPTILVAHSRGGITTTAVANARPELIDRIAYVSAWCPIDLDVSDYYAQPEMADVDAGAFAATLVGNPAELGLLRTNFRTADPAALAAFKRAFAADLTDDEFRTFLNTFQPDENLDVGTSTDRAQATTWGRIPKTYVRLANDASLPLAVQDRMIREADALTPDNLFDVRTLEGSHLRWLVHPKPAAELLANLAAR; via the coding sequence ATGCAGAATCTGCCGACATTCGTTTTCGTTCATGGGGCCTTCGCGAATTCGTTCTCGTTCGCGCCGCTACAAGCCGAGCTCGCCTTACTCGGGCACCGCTCGGTCGCGGTCGACCTTCCGGGGCACGGATTCGAGGCGACCTTCCCCGCGACCTACCAGGCTCCTCAGGATCTCGACGCACTCGCCGCAGAACCGGGGAGCATCAAGGGAATCACGCTCGCCGACAACGCCGCCCGCGTGATCGAAGCCCTCGAACGGGCCAAGCGGAACGGGCCCACCATCCTCGTCGCCCACAGCAGGGGCGGCATCACGACCACCGCCGTCGCCAACGCCCGGCCCGAGCTGATCGACCGGATCGCTTACGTCTCCGCCTGGTGCCCCATCGACCTGGACGTGAGCGACTACTACGCCCAGCCGGAGATGGCGGACGTCGACGCGGGAGCCTTCGCTGCCACACTCGTCGGGAACCCGGCCGAACTCGGTCTGCTCCGGACCAACTTCCGCACCGCCGACCCGGCAGCGCTCGCCGCGTTCAAGCGAGCGTTCGCCGCCGACCTCACCGATGACGAGTTCCGGACCTTCCTGAACACCTTCCAGCCCGATGAGAACCTAGATGTCGGTACGTCTACCGACCGGGCACAGGCCACGACCTGGGGCCGGATTCCCAAGACCTATGTGCGCCTGGCCAACGATGCCAGCCTTCCACTCGCCGTGCAGGACCGCATGATTCGCGAAGCCGACGCGCTCACACCCGACAACCTCTTCGACGTCCGGACACTCGAGGGGAGCCACCTGCGCTGGCTCGTCCACCCGAAGCCCGCCGCCGAGCTGCTCGCAAACCTCGCAGCCCGCTGA